A window of the Mus pahari chromosome 1, PAHARI_EIJ_v1.1, whole genome shotgun sequence genome harbors these coding sequences:
- the Adm gene encoding ADM — protein sequence MKLFSITLMLLGSLAFLGADTAGPDTPSQFRKKWNKWALNRGKRELQASSSYPTGLADETTVPTQTLDPFLDEQNTTGPLQASNQSEARIRVKRYRQSMNQGSRSNGCRFGTCTFQKLAHQIYQLTDKDKDGMAPRNKISPQGYGRRRRRSLPEVLRARTVASSQEQTRTARGPWAHISRLFRI from the exons ATGAAGCTGTTTTCCATCACCCTGATGTTATTGGGTTCACTCGCTTTCCTAGGCGCGGACACCGCAGGGCCAGACACTCCCTCGCAGTTCCGAAAGAA GTGGAATAAGTGGGCGCTAAATCGTGGAAAGAGGGAACTACAAGCATCCAGCAGCTACCCTACGGGGCTCGCTGATGAAACGACAGTTCCTACCCAGACTCTTGATCCGTTCCTGGACGAGCAGAACACAACTGGTCCCCTACAAGCCAG CAACCAGAGCGAAGCCCGCATTCGAGTCAAACGCTACCGCCAGAGCATGAACCAGGGTTCCCGCAGCAATGGATGCCGCTTCGGGACCTGCACATTTCAGAAATTGGCCCACCAGATCTACCAGTTAACAGACAAAGACAAGGACGGCATGGCCCCCAGAAACAAGATCAGCCCTCAAGGCTATGGCCGCCGGCGCCGGCGTTCCCTGCCCGAGGTCCTCCGGGCCCGGACTGTGGCGTCTTCCCAGGAGCAGACACGCACAGCCCGAGGCCCCTGGGCGCACATCTCCAGACTCTTTAGGATATAG